TGTTAGATGCGACCAGTGGAAGCAAGAAGATCAAGTTGAAGTTGGATGGGAGAAAAATGGGTTTCCTGGTGATGTGCCTGATGGATGAAAAAAACGACTTTCTATTGAGTGAATCTTGGAATCCATGGTAGAGCGAGAGTATGCGTGAATGATGATGCTGTGATGGTCAAGTGATGTAGGTGTCGGACCCTCGAGCTTTCGCTTCCTCTTTGTATTTTCTGCAGATTCTCTGTAACCGTTTTGGTCTTATCCATATCTTCTGCTAACAAACTCCTTCCTTTTTCGTCACATTTCAaacctttcttttcctttttttttttttgctttttgctatttttcatttttccttttttaaaagattaatatagaaaataaaatgaaataaaataataaaataatagtaaaaaatagaattaaaatgataaaaaaacataaaataagatagaataaaaaaatacgaATATTATTTAGTCACTCGAACAAAATTGTATGTTGATAATATAGattaaaacacctctctaattAAATATGACATAAAAGCCATTACTTTTTACTTAATTCAAAGATAAAAGACATAAATAAATGACAACTCAAATCgataataagaaaacaaagatattattttaatctaccattagaattcataataaaattaaagtgaaaTCAACCTTATAAGCTTTATTCTCCACAGGAGATGGAATAcataatatatgaaagaaaaagtaaaaaagtgaagaatggaaaGATGTAGTGGATGACAACTCCACAAAATGTAGAGTTTCTAATTgtctctcttttatttcttctaaatCTCTTTACATAGAACTTGATTGTGTTTAGATTCtgaattttatatgataaatctCTTATATAGTACTGTAATATCTCTCAAACAAATAACATATTCgatcaatttttaaaactatttcataagtattttttattgataatttaagatataattaacttatctattttataaattatcaacaactgaattttgtttaatttccaATTTAGCCCTTCATTCAAATCGtccaaaattgtaaaaaaaaaaaaaaatccataaatacTAATATTTGCATTTTAGTGCATTTTATTTGATCCTGTTAAAATTTTTACCAAACTTTGATGGTTTAACATGTTGACTATCCAACGAGGAACTACCAACTACCATGTGACAGTTCCCTTAGAATTAAGGTTTTAATTCCCTTAGAATTAAGGTTTTAATTCTCTTAAAATTAAGGTTTTAATGCTGCTTTAGGTGGTTGTAGGGACATTCTGGATTGTGTGTGAAGATGCAAATATGTGTTAGTGATGAAGGCACGATGAAGGCTTGCACAAAGGAGTTTTGGAGCTCGTGGTGGTGGCCATTTTCGTTTCATGGTGGTGTGATTTTGGTGCAAGATGTTTCGTTGCATTGAAGGTTCAGGGAGTTGCGGTGGAGCTATTCTTCTTCCTCAATAAAGATGCTAGGTGAATGTGACTAACATGAGTGGTGGCCCAATGAACGAACCTGGTGACATGAAGTGGTCTATGAGGTGGTTTCACGGTGGATGTCAATCTGTGCATGGCTTTAATGAAGTGGTTTGTGGTTGCTTTTCTTGGCATTAATgcaatttaaattgaaattttatagaTCAAGATCATCTAgtgaacttttactttttccAACTCTACtcaataaacatattaaagaatGCAACTCAATAAGACTCTTAAAACCTCTTCATTATGGAAGATCTCAAACCTACACCTATATGAGTTATATTTACATGTTATAATTAAATCTTGATAATTtgattactatttattatactattattataCTCCTTAGATCAGTATTATTTCAATAGAAACATGGACCTACCAGGCATTTTGATCCTATAAATACAACTAGTATTCATCAAAGAATATTCACTCTAACAATCTATCATAAACACTTATACACTCAGTCATACAAAAATCTTAACTCTTTAACTGACTTAAACACTAGAGAGTCTTTTGCAAATAGATATCCTCCTCTTAACAACAATGAGGCTCTATTTAGACAAAAGAAACTATCAAACTACCATTAGAATCTTATCACCTATCCACAAATCCACACTCAAGATCCAAGTCAAATCTATTAATGAAGTTTACTCTCTTGTATTGTATTAGGCCGCCATTATGTATACCAagtttataacaatatatattgaataactaatattaatcaataaataatattttaacatgtaCTATCGATGAGGCGTAGCCATTTAAAATAGCTTAAAGCATTAGGTATGGTCAAAAGGAATTATATATAACTCCTATATATCAGACATTCAATTAACActatttctttcttccttccttcCTACCATACCATATCATCTGTTATACCTACACTTTTTCTCTATTAGCATCACGTGTTCTGGCCGAAAAATTCTCAACTAAACACACATTCAGAGGTAGATCCAATATCGATGTCCATCTAAGAAGAGTCACAGAGAATGTCCTTTGATTATCCAGGTTAATAGTTATAAAAACAGAGAAGTcctttgataaattaaaaagacaaaGATTGTATTGTACAGAAACTATGCAGATTCTAGCAGCCAAGCTAATGTCCCCAAAAAGTTAATCGAACAAAATTTATACCTAGTGCCCCCTCCCCACCTCCCCCGACACGagttatgatttttctttttatgttgtcACCAAAAGATATGCTAGGCCTTTCAGGTATTCAACAATCTCTGATCCACCAAGCTTTGAACTTCCATATACTCTATCAACAAATGTGATTGGAACCTATACACAATTGAATTTCATGTCAGCTATGCAACAGGGTGATAAGCATTGAACAGGATAAGTGTTTGGAAAGGTGATAGAGATGTAGCAACAAAAAGGAGGGGATGGGGTGAATGCTAAATTGCTGAAGCACGTTATTAAAACACAGCCTAATCAACTAGCATTCCAATTTCCCACATGAATTAGATGAATAAATAGATTCAAATATTAAAGTTTAGAACACCATAACAATTTTATCCAATCAAACGCATATAAATTTTACGGTAATCGACTAAAGTTCCAGAGATATAAAGGCAGCAAAATAGTAGAAGGTATATGGATTTCCTAAACTATTTGATCAGTTTGCCATTTCAATTTTCAAGCAGTTTACCTATAACACACAGGACTGTATGTGTATGCTTATCACTCACATTTTCAATGTGAATATCAAACAAATTTTTCGTGATTAGTTACATGTCACACACAACACTGttattgaattatttggttACCTACCTAAATAAGTAATTTGACAAAATGCTCAGATAACAAAAGCCATAACAAATAATAGACTCAATATGCAGAGCTAGCATGTCTACATGGAAAACGCATGCTGATTGCCACAACATAAAAGCATGGATAGTGTCTTGTAGATCTGGTAAAGGGGGTTCCTTAGTAGTTTGGTTGTGGCTGAATCTGGGTCATCTAAGAGAAGTACAAAAACTAGAGGTGGTACATTTATGACTAGGTGTGAACTCCTCatcaaaatttaacaaagtCCTTGAACTTGGCATTCTAGCAACTGGGCTAGGGTGAGGTGTTTCAGGGGTAGGGTGGCAGAGAGAGTAGGTAGTGCACGAGTTAGGGTTATGGGCGGTGAAGTATTCTAGGTAGAGGTAGTATGTGTGAAAGGCCGAAAATGATTGTCTTTAGAGTTGTGAATGTTATCTTTGACCAATTTAGAAAGGCTGATGGCTTGTGAAATAGAATAAGGTAGTGTATGGTTATTTCACGACAAATATCtggagaaagaaacaaaaataattaagaataatgtCCTGGGAGAGCCAATAGTACAATTGCAAAGTTTTCAAAAACATACTTGATAATCTGTAACTAACCCGGTTTGGTGTAACTTGAATAGTTTTGCCTAGTGATTGGTGTAGGAGGATGGACCAAAACAGAGGGAACTTGTAAAGGGCACCCAATCTATAAGGAGGTTGCTTTGGTGCATCAATTTAAACCAACTTAGGGCATCATCCTTCATATGGGAAGCCACCATGGGTAGACATTGTTCAAGAGGGATTTGGTAGAAGACAACGTATTGGTCTGCCCGAAAAAGTCAGTCTAAGGGGTCAGGTCCTTCCAAAAGAGCGACCTGGTGTCTGGGTGGCCTAAGTGGCAGATTTGAAACTGGGGGAGGTGGTCAGAGATAGGTGAGCTTCAATGTACAGTGTGGTGGCATGTTTGTAAGTCTGGCCCAAGTGGGTTGTGAAATAGGGAAGAGATATTGATATTTGGCCCTCGACCTAGGGAGTCGTCCATTGGAGCGGTTAAATATGAGCATGTGAACTCAAGGGTAAATTACGGGGTGGGGACAATGATGAAAGCTGGTCAATGAGGATGGTAAAGGACGGGGTGCAAGCTCTCACGTTCGGCTTCCATTTCAAGTTCACGATTGTCTTGTGACTCCATGTGGGTTTGAATGGCAGAGAGGCAGTCCTGAATAGCATGAAGGATTTCATCCGGGTCTTTGGTGGGTGGTTTGGGAGGCATGGAGGCAGCAATGAAAATACCAAATGCTCTAGGCCTTTGTCATGGCTACACTAAGGCACTAGAgacaaggaaagaaaaactAGTAAGTAAAAAACTTCTCAAATCATTCAATGAAAATGTAGACCTAAATAGTGTTTCTCCAGGAGGCCCTTGTTAAAATGCTTAAAactgaaagaaatgaaaaagggatGCTGATTGCATTCGGGCTGGTTCTTAGATGAAAATCCTTCATCCAATAGGGTTTGTTGCGTTGTGTCTTGTGGACCTGGCATTTGCCGTATCGTAACACATTACATACAACATACGGATCAGTGCAACTACATATCTAACCCTAGATCTATAAAGTCAACACAACAACCAggttaaaattgattataaGAATCAAGAGTTGAGAAACCATACCTCTTCAATATGGTATCCTTTTCTGGATGCTCGTACTATCATTTCCATTTGAAAGACATATCCTTTACTAACACAGCAACTAATGATATCTTCAAGCACTGATTTCCGATAAAGTCTACAAAAAACAATGATACATCACTCTCAAACCAGGGAACAGAGGAGCAAATGAAACTCATGAAATTGCAAATACCAATTAGCAAGCTTTATACCTAAAAGATCCGGTCAAATCTGAGACAGCAGGCCATAAAAGTGTTTGTGCAAGAACATTTGCTCCCCTGCTAGTTAGTTTGCGCATAAGATTCCATCCATGCACACCACCACCTTTAACATAACGAGTCCCTGTAACTATATCAGCACCAGTCTTCAACTGCTTGCTGAAATGCAGAAAGGAAGGATTAAATTGTGCCAGgtaataataagaaaacaaaaaagaaattactaGAAGCTTTCTTTACCTAATGAAAGCTGGCAAATATTTTGGCTGCAAAAGAAATGAATAGATCAGAAAGGacaaataaataagagaaaaattactCTGCAACTTATaaattctcaaaactaaaaatcttATAAAGAATTTCATCCAGCCCTtgattttttaaacttaaagcCTTTTTGTTTCTGGATGGAAAGTGCTTTGTGCTTGATTAAGTGccatttgttttaatgttaagcatggttatcaaactcttGAGTTAACTCATTAACTCGGACGAATTTACGTTCCCAGACCTGGCtttcgagttaactcggaagtaaACTCGTTTTCTAAGTAAACTGAGTGGAATCGATTGTAAAATCGGTAAGATCATGTAGAATCATGAGTTTGGAGCGCTTTTGTGAgcttttataatgaaaaaactTATAGCATTATGTCtcgaaatgcatcaaaattgaTGATACTAATccaagtatttatattttacaatatttctatgaaaaatatatttataaattttatttatttcaaattatataattttgtagacttataTAGGATATTAttcgtataattttttttatctgaagtaaactcttacgagtttacgagtcACGTTTGCGAGTCAAGTTTACTCGACTCTCATtagtttacgtaaactctcgaATTTGACAACTTTGATGTTAAGTATACTTGACTTTGAACCATTGAACATAATTTGGATTACGTACCCAAATTAAACTCAACCACAAATTTTACATTGAAACTTGGGCAATGCACGAGAATCACAGTCGTATAGTAAAGCAAACAGGTctactgttattattaataaattcaaactATCCTCtatatttgattaataaaacTTACATGGTGTGACAGATCAGCATCCATGATGACAACAAAATTTCCAGATGCATGCTTCATGCCATGAATATAAGCAGTTCCTGCAGATTAATTACATCAAACGCTAATTTATCATAAAACATTTGGTGCAAGTGTCAGGAACATACCTAAACCCAGCTTCCTAGGCCGTGCTCTTAACAACTGGAACCACAGGAATAAACATGGTTACTCTAAATAATATCccaaaaatagaataaatcaTGGATGAATAACTgtgtttatataaaaatcaaatttgtaaAAGTCACTGCTTACGATTCGATCTTCTCCATAAACTTGCTGTAGTTGTTTTACAACATCCTGAGTACCATCAGGACTCCCATCATCAACGATGATAATTTCAAAATCAGCCTCCCTAAATTAAGCAACAAAAGGTATTCACATTGATGATTAATCATATATTCAGATGgcataaacaaaaaatttgcCAGGAAAAAAGGCATTTTCTGGcttaaattttgtgttttagataAGCCATATATTACAgaataattactatttttattgcATTCTACATATAGACATGCTTATAATGCCCAAATCATAAAATACTTGCTCAGAATTCTGTTTATACAtgatatgattta
This genomic stretch from Vigna radiata var. radiata cultivar VC1973A chromosome 7, Vradiata_ver6, whole genome shotgun sequence harbors:
- the LOC106766875 gene encoding dolichol-phosphate mannosyltransferase subunit 1; this translates as MDGQHQKQKNKYSIIVPTYNERLNIGLIVYLIFKHLREADFEIIIVDDGSPDGTQDVVKQLQQVYGEDRILLRARPRKLGLGTAYIHGMKHASGNFVVIMDADLSHHPKYLPAFISKQLKTGADIVTGTRYVKGGGVHGWNLMRKLTSRGANVLAQTLLWPAVSDLTGSFRLYRKSVLEDIISCCVSKGYVFQMEMIVRASRKGYHIEEVPITFVDRVYGSSKLGGSEIVEYLKGLAYLLVTT